The window GACCTGGACGGCGTGATCGTGGACTCCGAACCGGTGTGGGAGGAGGTCCGCCGGCGCTACGTCGCCGATCACGGCGGCCAGTGGCAGCCGGACAGCCAACGCCGGCTGATGGGGATGAGCACCGGCGAGTGGGCCCGGTACCTCAGCACGGAACTCGGGGTGGACCGCTCACCACAGCAGGTCGCCACCGAGGTGGTGGACGAGATGGCCCGGCGTTACCTGGAGCACGTACCGCTGATCGCCGGTGCCGACGAGGTGGTACGCCGGCTCGCCGCGACCTGGCCGATGGGACTGGCCAGCTCGTCCCCGGCCCGGCTGATCGAGGCCGCGCTGCGGGCCACCGGGCTCACCGATGCCTTCTCGGTGACGCTCTCCACCGAACAGGTCCCGCGGGGCAAGCCGGCGCCCGACGTGTATCTGCGGGTGGCCGAGCGGCTGGGGTTCGACCCCACCCGCTGCGTCGCGGTCGAGGACTCCTCCAACGGCGTACGGTCGGCCAGCGCCGCCGGGACCCGCGTGATCGCGGTGCCGCACGCCTCGTACCCGATCGACCCGGACGCACAACAGCTCGCCACCCTGGTCATCCCGACCATCCGCGACCTGACCGACCAGGCCGTACGGGACGCGGCGCCGGGGGCGGGACCGAGCGACGCTTAAGGCGGATCGACCCTCCACCCCGTTGTAAACCGGATAATCTGCGCGTATTCGGAGAAACGGGGAGGTGCGATCGGTATGCCCGAGGAGACAGAGCGATCGTCGGTCACGTTGGCGGTGAACGGCCAGCAGCACCGGCTCCGGCTGGACAACCGGACCACCCTGCTGGACGCGCTGCGCGAGCATCTCGGGCTGATCGGGGCGAAGAAGGGGTGCGACCACGGCCAGTGCGGGTCGTGCACCGTACTGCTCGACGGGCGCCGGGTGAAGAGTTGCCTGATCTTCGCCGTGGCCGCGTCCGGGTCGGCGGTGGTGAGCGTGGAGGGCCTGGCCGACGGCGACGACCTGCAACCGCTGCAACAGTGCTTCATCGACCATGACGCGTTCCAGTGCGGCTACTGCACCTCCGGACAGCTCTGCTCGGCCACCGGCATGCTCGACGAGGTACGCAAGGGGTGGCCCAGCGTGGTGACCGGGGACCTCGCCGCCGGACCGGTCCGCCTCACCGAGGAGGAGATCCGGGAGCGGATGAGCGGCAACCTGTGCCGCTGCGCGGCGTACCCGCAGATCGTGGCGGCGATCCGGGCCACCGCCACGGCGGAGGCGGTGCGATGAGGACCTTCCGCTACCACCGGGCCACCGACCCGGCCGAGGCCGTACGGATGGTGGCCGGCGAGTCCGAGGCGGCGTACCTCGGCGGCGGTACGAACCTCGTCGACCTGATGAAACTGAGCGTGCAACGCCCCCGGCTGCTGGTCGACGTGACCCGGCTACCGCTCGGCTCGGTCGAGCCACTGTCCGACGGGGGCCTGCGGATCGGCGCGACCGTACGCAACAGCGACCTGGCCGCCCATCCCGTGGTCCGACGGGACTTCCCGGTGCTGACCCGGGCCCTGCTGGCAGCCGCCTCCGGCCAACTGCGCAACATGGCCACGGTCGGCGGCAACCTGCTGCAACGTACCCGGTGCGTCTACTTCCAGGACGTCGGCAAGCCGTGCAACAAGCGCGAACCCGGAACCGGGTGCTCCGCGCTGGAGGGCCAGAACCGGGACCTCGCCATCCTCGGCTGGTCGACGTCGTGCGTGGCCACCCATCCCTCCGACATGGCGGTCGCACTCGCCGCCCTGGACGCCCGGGTCGAGGTCCTGGAGCCGGACGGGGCCCGCGAGATCCCGCTGACCGAGTTCCACCGGCTGCCCGGCGACCGCCCGGACCTCGAGACGACCATGGCACCCGGTGGGCTGATCACCGGCGTACGCATCCCGGCTCTCCCGTACGCCCGGCACTCGACCTACCGCAAGGCACGCGACCGGGCCTCGTTCGCCTTCGCCGCCGGGTCGGTGGCGGCGGTGCTCGACCTGGACGGCGGCCTCGTCCGCGAGGTGCGGATCGCGTACGGCGCGGTGGCCCACCGACCCTGGCGGGCCCGGCTGGCCGAGGAGGCGCTGCGCGGTCAACCGGCCACGATGGAGAACTTCGGCCTGGCCGCGGACGAGGAACTGGCGGCCGCGCGTCCGTTGCCGAACAACGGGTTCAAGGTGTCGCTGATCCACAACCTGACCGTGCGTACGCTCGCCGACCTGGCCGAGGCGGCGACCCGGTGAGCGCCCCGACCGTCGGCCGTCCGCACACCCGGCTGGAGGGGCGGGAGAAGGTCACCGGCGCGGCCCGGTACGCCGTCGAGTACCCGGTCGACGGCGTCGTGTACGCCTGGCCCGTGCAGGCCGACGTGGTGCGGGCCGGGATCACCCGGGTCGGCGCCGACGCCGCCCTCGCCACACCCGGCGTGCTGACCGTGCTGTGGTACGCCAACGCGCCCCGGCTGCACTCGGAGACGAACGTCGACCTGTTCCTGTTGCAGCGACCCGAGGTGCACTTCCGTGGTCAGGTGGTGGCCCTGGTGGTGGCCGAGTCGCTGGAAGCCGCCCGGGAGGCCGCCGGCCTGGTCCACGTCGACTACGACACGCTGCCGCACAGCACCGTACTGACCGAGACGCATCCGGGCCTGTACTCACCCGACCACGTGAACCCGTCCTATCCCACCGACACCGCCCTCGGTGACTTCGAGGCCGGGTACGAGGCCGCGGAGGTACGGGTCGACCACGTGTACCGCACTCCGGCGTACCACAACAATCCGATGGAGCCGCACGCCGCGACCGCCCAGTGGCGCGACGGAACGCTGGTGGTGCACGACTCCAACCAGGGGTCCACGCCCGTCGCCCAGGTCCTGGCCGGGCTGTTCGACCTGCCAACGGACTCGGTGCAGGTGATCAGCAAGCACGTCGGCGGCGGCTTCGGATCCAAGGGCACACCGCGCTGCCAGTCCGTGCTCGCCGCGATGGCCGCCCTCGCGGTCGACCGGCCGGTCCGGCTGGCCCTTACCCGCCAGCAGATGTTCTCGCTGGTCGGCTACCGCACCCCGACCATCCAACGGATCCGGCTCGGTGCCGACGCGGACGGCCGGCTCGCCGCCATCGCCCACGACGCGATCAGCCAGACCTCCACCCTGACCGAGTTCGCCGAGCAGACCGCCGTCTACACCCGCGGCATGTACGCGGCCCCGCACCGGCGAACCACGCACCGGATCACCCGGTTGGACGTACCGACGCCGTCGTGGATGCGGGCACCGGGTGAGTGCCCCGGCTCGTTCGCGCTGGAGTCGGCGATGGACGAACTGGCGGTGGCCTGCGGGGTGGACCCGGTCGAACTGCGGATCCGCAACGACGCCCGGGTCGACCCGGAGGAGGGCATCCCGTACAGCAGCCGCAACCTGGTCGCCTGTCTGCGCGAGGGCGCGGAGAGGTTCGGCTGGGCGGACCGGGACCCGACCGTCGGCGTCCGGCGGC of the Micromonospora sp. NBC_01796 genome contains:
- a CDS encoding HAD family hydrolase — encoded protein: MTDAVIFDLDGVIVDSEPVWEEVRRRYVADHGGQWQPDSQRRLMGMSTGEWARYLSTELGVDRSPQQVATEVVDEMARRYLEHVPLIAGADEVVRRLAATWPMGLASSSPARLIEAALRATGLTDAFSVTLSTEQVPRGKPAPDVYLRVAERLGFDPTRCVAVEDSSNGVRSASAAGTRVIAVPHASYPIDPDAQQLATLVIPTIRDLTDQAVRDAAPGAGPSDA
- a CDS encoding 2Fe-2S iron-sulfur cluster-binding protein — translated: MPEETERSSVTLAVNGQQHRLRLDNRTTLLDALREHLGLIGAKKGCDHGQCGSCTVLLDGRRVKSCLIFAVAASGSAVVSVEGLADGDDLQPLQQCFIDHDAFQCGYCTSGQLCSATGMLDEVRKGWPSVVTGDLAAGPVRLTEEEIRERMSGNLCRCAAYPQIVAAIRATATAEAVR
- a CDS encoding FAD binding domain-containing protein produces the protein MRTFRYHRATDPAEAVRMVAGESEAAYLGGGTNLVDLMKLSVQRPRLLVDVTRLPLGSVEPLSDGGLRIGATVRNSDLAAHPVVRRDFPVLTRALLAAASGQLRNMATVGGNLLQRTRCVYFQDVGKPCNKREPGTGCSALEGQNRDLAILGWSTSCVATHPSDMAVALAALDARVEVLEPDGAREIPLTEFHRLPGDRPDLETTMAPGGLITGVRIPALPYARHSTYRKARDRASFAFAAGSVAAVLDLDGGLVREVRIAYGAVAHRPWRARLAEEALRGQPATMENFGLAADEELAAARPLPNNGFKVSLIHNLTVRTLADLAEAATR
- a CDS encoding xanthine dehydrogenase family protein molybdopterin-binding subunit, producing the protein MSAPTVGRPHTRLEGREKVTGAARYAVEYPVDGVVYAWPVQADVVRAGITRVGADAALATPGVLTVLWYANAPRLHSETNVDLFLLQRPEVHFRGQVVALVVAESLEAAREAAGLVHVDYDTLPHSTVLTETHPGLYSPDHVNPSYPTDTALGDFEAGYEAAEVRVDHVYRTPAYHNNPMEPHAATAQWRDGTLVVHDSNQGSTPVAQVLAGLFDLPTDSVQVISKHVGGGFGSKGTPRCQSVLAAMAALAVDRPVRLALTRQQMFSLVGYRTPTIQRIRLGADADGRLAAIAHDAISQTSTLTEFAEQTAVYTRGMYAAPHRRTTHRITRLDVPTPSWMRAPGECPGSFALESAMDELAVACGVDPVELRIRNDARVDPEEGIPYSSRNLVACLREGAERFGWADRDPTVGVRRQGRWLVGTGVAGGSYPARAGASSASAQANPDGTYVVRTNAADIGTGARTALWQVAVDALGAPPERVRIEIGDSRLPPAPLAGGSTGTASWSWAVSKACRALRDRLGDRPPTREVRVEANTTPETNALSADRSYVRYAFGAHFVEVRVDVDSGEIRVGRMLGMFGVGRVVNPTTTRSQLIGGMTMGISMALHEEGLLDPRFGDWVNHDFASYHITANADVERIEADWVEEDDPHLNPLGVKGVGEIGIVGSAAAIANAVYHATGVRIRELPVRLDKLLPRVTALRG